A region of Deinococcus metalli DNA encodes the following proteins:
- the trxA gene encoding thioredoxin, which yields MKPVELSDSTFTSEISEGLTLVDFWAPWCGPCRIIAPVIEELAGQYEGRVKVGKLNVDDNPVTQGQYRVMSIPTLILFKDGQPVEGVVGAQPKRAFEALLDKYATSAPAAATSESVSAN from the coding sequence ATGAAGCCTGTGGAACTGAGCGACAGCACCTTTACCAGCGAAATCAGTGAGGGCCTGACCCTGGTGGACTTCTGGGCCCCGTGGTGCGGCCCGTGCCGCATCATCGCGCCGGTCATCGAGGAACTCGCCGGCCAGTACGAGGGCCGGGTCAAGGTCGGCAAGCTGAACGTGGACGACAACCCTGTCACGCAGGGCCAGTACCGCGTGATGAGCATCCCCACCCTGATCCTCTTCAAGGACGGCCAGCCGGTCGAGGGCGTCGTCGGCGCCCAGCCCAAGCGCGCCTTCGAGGCCCTGCTCGACAAGTACGCCACGTCCGCTCCGGCCGCGGCCACCAGCGAGAGCGTCAGCGCCAACTGA
- a CDS encoding DUF309 domain-containing protein, translated as MLPVFSADPQVQAAFQRGAELFGAGQWWEAHEAWEEPWARAQGQERDFLQALILLAAALHKRWHHGSTAHRNLYKADAYLARLPRVYAGVDLGALREDVWAALHDPARRPQVLPAD; from the coding sequence ATGCTCCCGGTGTTCTCCGCCGACCCCCAGGTCCAGGCCGCGTTCCAGCGGGGGGCCGAACTGTTCGGCGCCGGTCAGTGGTGGGAAGCGCACGAGGCGTGGGAGGAGCCGTGGGCACGGGCACAGGGGCAGGAGCGCGACTTCCTGCAGGCGCTGATCCTGCTGGCGGCAGCGCTGCACAAGCGCTGGCACCACGGCAGCACGGCGCACCGCAACCTCTACAAGGCCGACGCGTACCTGGCCCGCCTGCCCCGCGTGTATGCCGGCGTCGATCTGGGCGCGCTGCGCGAGGACGTCTGGGCGGCGCTGCACGATCCCGCGCGGCGGCCCCAGGTGCTGCCTGCCGATTGA